In the Populus trichocarpa isolate Nisqually-1 chromosome 1, P.trichocarpa_v4.1, whole genome shotgun sequence genome, AGTTATAATTCCTTGGTTTCATCATGTCTGTCTAAATACATCTTGCCAGAGCATGCGCACACCATATCCACACACGCTGCACACACATTCACTCATGCACCCGATAAAGTGTCATGGAAAATTGTGTATTTTTTCCgtgattgatttgttttgtttggtgttTCATGCATGTATTTGACCTTATTGTGCATTCCTTGACATATTTTCAGAGAGATAAGCAAGACAGAAGGAGGACTAATTTGTGCAGTCGCCACAGAACCATTACCCAAGCAAGTTGAAGAATCCAAAATGGACGCACCAAAAGAAATCTTTCTCAAGGATTACAAGTTGCCTGACTACTACTTTGATTCGGTATGCAAAAACTTAGTCAAGTTTGGAATATAGACATCTAGGActctgattttctttctttggctTTCACTTATCCTCATGTACTTGTATCCTTATCTTAGGTGGATTTGACATTTTTGCTGGGTGATGAGAAAACAATTGTTAGTTCGAAAATAACTGTTTTACCCAGAGTTGAAGGTAACTATTAAGGCCATTCTTTGCTCGTAGAATTTGATCAGACATCTGTCGGAAATTTGCAAATGTTGTTCTTACAATGGCAGTTCATACCATAGCACTGGCTAATCGAACACTATTGTTGAATAGGTTCTTCTTCTCCGCTAGTTTTGGATGGAGCAGACCTGAAGCTGCTTTCAGTTAAAGTCAATGGTGAGGAACTGAAGGTATGTATATTTCACTCTTCCAGATGTTGGCTTAGCTTGTGGATTTTTCCACTTAACTATATTGGAAAGCTTTTTTGCCTTTTCGATCCTGATATTTGTCTACACTCTTTCCTATAGGAGGTTTTGATAATGTtataccttttcctttttttgcattttattagTCCAAGGATGCTGACACCCAGTTAGAACAGTTGCCATTTTGTGATGTTTGGCactttattccttttctttcctcatctctctctctgtttttttttcctcttctttctctcttctttctttttttggggcGGGGAGGGTTTAAGATAATTTGGTGATGATTTAACACAACTTTATTTTTgcgcttttcttttttccagaaTGGAGATTATCATTTGGAATCACGCCATTTAACAATCCTATCACCACCTTCTGGTAAATTTACGTTGGAAATTGTTACTGAGATATATCCCCAGAAGAACACATCATTGGAGGTACAACATATTTTCTCTCGTCCTTTTCACAGATGCTTCTTGTGACTGTTTGCTAGATTTGAAGTTGCACTatccttttttctctttaggGACTTTACAAGTCATCTGGGAATTTCTGCACTCAATGTGAAGCAGAGGGTTTCCGCAAAATTACATATTATCAGGTTAATTCATAGAACCATTTAATTCTATTGATTCATTCTGCTAAATacaactttaaaatattttattttaatatgttaacaGGATCAGCCCTGATATAATGGCAAAATACACTGTCCGGATTGAAGCTGATAAATCTTTGTACCCAGTATTGCTATCTAATGGAAATCTCTTGGAACAAGGAGACCTTGAGGTGAATTTACCTGTTATGTAGAATAGCCTCCCCCAtccaccaaaaaataaaaaataaaaaattaatcaccaTCGAATGTCTGCTTCTCTGGTTCTGTTGCAGGGTGGTAAGCATTATGTTCTATGGGAGGATCCCTTCAAGAAACCTTGCTATTTGTTTGCATTGGTTGCTGGACAGCTGGAGAGCAGAGATGACATGTTTGTTACCCGTTCTGGTCGAAATGTGTCACTAAGAATTTGGACCCCTGCACAAGATGTACCCAAGACAGCACATGCCATGTATTCACTTAAAGCAGCAATGAAATGGGATGAGGATGTTAGTATCTTCCTATCTAAcccattatttaaaaatatcatcaaaccTAACTTTTGGGTTTTAGTGTTAAGAGTCTTACCATTTTATCATGTAACTCTGCAAACAGGTTTTTGGTCTTGAATATGACCTAGATCTCTTTAACATTGTTGCTGTCCCTGATTTTAACATGTAAGTTACATTCTTTGTTTAGTAAAACGTGCTCATATAATAGCCCTTTATCTTGTTTGATCTGTATAATGGTGACAAATACTGTTAGTTTCATGTACTTAAGCACTCACACTACCTTGTTTCTGATTGATTGTCAGGGGAGCCATGGAGAACAAAAGTTTGAATGTATGTCATCTAACATTCTCGAGTTCATCatcatttatatttgtttattttatcttcttattaacaccaaaaattaattgatcttATCTATATGGATTTCCTTTTGGCAGATTTTCAATTCCAAGCTTGTTTTGGCATCCCCAGAAACTGCTTCAGATGCAGATTATGCTGCTATTCTTAGGGTTATTGGCCATGAGGTTTGTTATGATATAACAGAAGGagcatattttttcaaaacctttTGTATGATTCCGAGGAATGTATTGTTTTGACTTGAATTTTGTCTTGTTTCTATCTGCAGTATTTCCACAACTGGACAGGCAACAGGTTGGCTTAAAGTCCTCCCATTTTTTATCCTGTCTTTATGCCAGTGTTATTGCattctatttttatatgcaGAGAAATAAGATCTGTGTTGTTGCAGTATGTTTGTAGTGGATTTGTTGTTCTAGTGGTCATGGAGatgaatgtattttttattgcttttgttttattgtgaatTACTGTATGTATTGAAACTTTAATTAAGTGATATCTGAATAAATGCAGGGTGACTTGTCGTGACTGGTTCCAGCTCAGTTTAAAGGAAGGTCTAACTGTATTTCGTGATCAGGTAGAACTCTTTTCTTTCCTATATAACGAGTGGCAATTTCATAGTCACATTAGTACcttctttatttattcttgaaaatCTTTCATCATTGCTAGGAGTTTTCATCTGATATGGGAAGCCGCACTGTGAAGAGGATCTCTGATGTTTCAAAGCTTCGAATTTCTCAGTTCCCACAGGTTCTTTCTTGTCCTTTTTCACAATTTTGAAGTGATGTCTTAAGTATTAATCTTCAGGTGTTTAAATTACTTTCACAATTATAAGTTGATACATGAGTATGCTTTCTCTATAATTTCACATGGATTCTGATACAACATACTATATGCAAGCACTAACAAAGCTATTTTGTAATCATTCAGGATGCCGGTCCTATGGCTCATCCAGTGCGACCACATTCATATATCAAGGTATGAAATCTACTTATTTATCAAAGAACTTTTCTGTTAAACTATCTGCTTgctttaaacttaatttttagatGTGTACTGTATTCAATGTCGCTGCCTCTTTATCCACAGATGGACAACTTCTACACAGGTTAGTTTCTGCTCTGTATGACTTATTCAGTCAAAGCTTCATGAAACACTTTGCTTTCAAGTGGTTTGGAATTTggtcttttaacttttttgatatttggctGTCTTTTGCAATGACGTTGGGTTCATTCTGATACGGGACTTTTCACCGCCAAAAATTTGCAGTGACGGTATGGTTTGGAAATTTGTGGTtgcatcttttaattttgttcagtTTTCCTCCTTTCACGAGGCCAGTTACCTAATTCTTCTGGtgggttttctttcttgtttttcttcgtTGCAGGTGTATGAAAAGGTACGAAAGCATTCTCATCTTGTGTATATGTGTGCATGTGTGGATAAGGAGCACTGTTGATGCAtcaaattcttatttttgtgtATCAGGGAGCGGAAGTTGTCAGGATGTACAAAACCTTATTAGGGAGTCAAGGTTTCAGAAAGGTAGAAAATGATCCAAGCTGATTCTTGTGTGATAATCAGCTATACCATAAAAGTGTGCATCCTGGAAAATTTAACCACAATTGTTTTTTCGCATTTCAGGGCATGgatctttattttaaaagacaTGATGGTCAAGCTGTGACATGTGAAGATTTTTTTGCTGCCATGCGAGATGCAAATGATGCAGATTTCGCTAATTTCTTACAATGGTATAGGACctgtcttttattttctttgaattaccctctgtttttttatgcttaccttggaatgtaataaaattacaggTACTCCCAAGCTGGTACACCTCTGGTGAAAGTTACTTCATCTTATGATGCTGAAGCTCATACTTTCACCTTAAAGTTCAGGTATACATGCTAACTTCCTTGCGAGAGGCATAATCTTCCTTTATTAGTCTTGTGGTATGACTGACAACTCGGAATCTGGATATTCCACAGTCAAGAAGTACCACCAACGCCAGGGCAACCAGTTAAAGAACCCATGTTCATTCCTGTGGTGTTAGGGCTGCTCGACACAAGTGGCAAGGACATGTCCACTCTCGTCTGTGTATCATGATGGAGCATTGAAGTCTATTGCAAGTGACAGTCAACCAGCCTATAGTACAATTCTTAGAGTAACCAAGGTGAGAGCACACCGGTGAACCCATGCTTGCTTTATCTTTGCATGTTTTAGTTTCTCCTTGGATATCTTGTTAACTGCAGTTGATTTCCAATGTCctatttttgattgttttgcCAGATTTTTGGTTAAGCATCAAAATGGTCTTTTCAGATTTTTCTTGGTTGGATATGTGTTACTAGTTATTCATATGAATTAGTGGTGTTCCTGGATCTACTATAAAGATGTTAGTAGTTGTGGTTGGATGTTAGTTAGTAGTTATATGATgcttttattgtgatttttatttattgagattaaaaagaaaggaatttaTATCATGCATCACTTTTATTAATAAGAAGTGAATTTACTGCTGATGCTGCACAGAAAGAGGAGGAATTTGTTTTCTCTGATATACTTGAGCGGCCAGTACCTTCTCTATTGCGGGGTTTCAGCGCTCCAATCCGTCTTGAATCTGATCTCTCTGACAGTGATCTGTTTTTCCTCCTTGCTCATGATTCAGACGAATTCAACCGGTTTGTCTATCTCTAAGCATTTGTGCcatttttcttactttaaaGTGACTGATGGAAAGGTATTTtatactctttatttttttgtttcagatgGGAGGCTGGGCAAGTCTTGGCTAGAAAACTGATGCTCAGTTTAGTCGCTGATTTCCAACAAGGGAAACCATTGGTTCTGAACCCAAAGTTTGTGCAAGGGCTAAGAAGCATTCTTAGTGACTCGAACTTGGATAAGGTATGGCCAGTGTTTTTTCCTCATCTTCCTCCTCTTGTTTGTGGGGAGGGAGGAGGTAGAAGATTCTTGCACCAGAGTAGATAGAAGATGTAATGCACTAATGAGGCTTAATCTTTTTGTTATCCAGGAATTTATTGCAAAGGCAATAACACTACCAGGTGAAGGAGAAATAATGGACATGATGGAAGTTGCAGATCCTGATGCTGTTCATGCTGTTCGATCTTTCATCAGGAAGCAGCTTGCATCTGAACTGAAAGCAGAGTTTTTACGCACAGTATGGCCAGTCACCCTGGGTTTACTTTATTTGTACTTAATGTCTCCACTTCTTGATTAATCACTTTGGGTGAATGAATTTGTCATACTTCACAGGTCGAAAACAATAGGAGCTCAGAAGAGTATATGTTTAACCATCCTAACATGGCCTAGGCGTGCTCTAAAGAATATTGCCCTTGGTCtgtgtttcttctcttggtCTTGTGTTTCTTGGCATCATGGTATTTAAAGTTTCTAGATTATAGTAACTAATTTAAGTAGTTACACCTGTCTTTTCCACCATCTGCAGCATATCTTGCATCACTTGAAGACCAGGAGTTAACTGAGCTTGCATTGCATGAGTACAAAACTGCCACAAATATGACCGATCAATTTGCAGCTTTGGCAGCCATAGCCCAAAATCCTGGGAAAACTTGTGATGAAGTACTTGCTGACTTCTACACCAAGTGGCAGGATGAATTTTTGGTGAGTCTTTTGCTGAGAGCaattcattttacttgttttgtCGTGCCCTGTTTCACCAAGGACAAGTATATTTGGAAAACAATGACTTCCATGAGGCTATTATATCATTGGAAGCCATTTCAAGGAACAGAGCATTGAAGTAATTTTGTTATCTCTTGTTGGATAATATGTTCTCTCTTTCTGTTAGGTTGTGAATAAATGGTTTGCCCTTCAAGCCATGTCTGATGTTCCTGGTAATGTTGAGAATGTTCGGAGCCTCTTGAATCATCCAGCATTTGATCTGCGCAATCCAAACAAGGTATGCAATCATCAATAACTGTTTATGTTTGTTTGTGTGCGCACCTTCATGTGTCAATTTCGAAGTTTTGATTGAAATTGAACCCTTTGTGTGATATGCAGGTATACTCACTCATTGGAGGATTCTGCAGCTCACTCGTGAATTTCCATGCAAAGGACGGGTCAGGCTACAAGTTCTTGGGGGAGATTGTGGTGCAACTGGACAAAATTAATCCTCAGGTTTGTTTCTATATTACATCCACGGAGTAGGAAGTAAATTGTCGTTATCACTATGCACATGGGATTGATCATCTGTAGTTGCTTGTTCAATAACCTCCATGGATTCCAGGTGGCATCCCGCATGGTATCAGCCTTCTCAAGATGGAAACGCTATGATGAAACCCGGCAAAACCTTGCCAAGGTAAGTAGCTGATGCCATTTTCTGTGGAATAACCATCCAAAAGCATTGATGTTGCATACATCAGATTTACCTTTGAGATTTGTTGTTGGCTGGCATGTTAATTTGTATCCAAATTGGCACGGTTTAATACAGGCACAGCTGGAGATGATCGTGTCTGCCAATGGACTGTCAGAGAACGTATTTGAGATCGCCTCAAAAAGTTTAGCTGCTTAAATGCCTAAACTTTGCAGGTTGCAGTTGTTTGTCATCAGTGCTTGCGACGGTGATGTGGGACAATAAGTGTGTTTGGCACATTTGCAAGTTCACCATGATAAGCATGCTGTCCTCATTATGTCTCTTCCATGGAAGAGACAGGATTCTGTAACTTTCAATACATCTTTACATGGAATATTTCGGAAAATAATACCCTGATGatgcttttttcttcttggttgGGTGAACTAGAATGTTACTCTACTGTCTGTAGCACTAGCATATATCTAGCtagggattagtcgagatattaGCATGGAATATTTCGAGTACCAACCTCCGAGACACTTGCTTCATCTACCACGTGTCCAATAATAACGAATCTAAACCTGGACCTAATCCCCTTGCCTGATCAGATTTACTAGCATCTTCATTCATAAACACGTATCTAATCCGAGGAGGAAGACTTGTGAAAGGAAAGGCATCATGTGGCCAAGCTTATCGGCTAATACATGCTTAACCTTTTACTCGTCTTCTATTTGCCTACAATAATAAGCATGCATAAATGAACCGCTCAAGAGGCAAGAGGGATTTGCTCAAGGATATGAGGACCTAGGGTTCAACTCTCAACGTTGTTTATAACAGTTCTATCCCTGTGCGAATACTAGAAAACTTATTTTCATGTGAAAGCATTAATGTTCTTGTTAAAATTCAATCTTAGAGGGATTTAGTCTTGACGtgtaagaaattattttagaataacTTAATCGATATTCCTCGAGATTTCTCATTTCTCATGTAATTTATTGGATAAGTGGAATCcatgatttgatgatttttttcttcttatggtGAAATGGGAAAATCTTTTTGGTCAAAATAAGGTTACTAGATCTTCTTGTCATATTCATATGCCATGACGTTCCACCGCGCCATTAATCTTGACCGTTGTTGAAGATGAACTACAGATTATAGGTCAATGCACTTCATCACTATGGTTAATAtttacacaatttaatttaCCATGGATCTTATTGAGAGCCCCTGCTTTATTCTTGAGGCACATGCAAGATGTGGGCCCTTTGACATGTATCAACTGTTTAACCCGCCACGTAAGGGCTGAAAACCTAACAAGTTTCCTGGCAAAATTGATAGCGTCTTGAGCCGGAATTAGATCTCGCTGTTTGCTCCACCTATAATAGGAAAATGGCTCACAGACCTCTCTTCGGTGAGTTGTGACCACTTCAGAAATTCTTCGAAGGCCACAGGGGTTCGTAGTTATCCCTTCTGTAACCGTGCTGGTTGTTGGAAAGTAGATGGGCAAGACGAGGAAATTTTTGATAACCTTAGTCCCCCATTCCAACTCTTTGTTGAATCACTAATGGAAACCATAGAGGAAATTGGCTCATagagggaatatatatatatatttgtatatatattctgaCTTCAGTAAACCTGATTCTAGCTCAATCAAATCTCAACAGTGAAAGTATATGTATTTGCATTATTATTAGttgttacttttttattttatttctatggcTAAATGATATCTTCTCACGTCATGATTACGGAATTATGATGATCTAATCATTGGAACCTTTAACCCCTTAATTAATCATCTTCTGTATCTACGTAGACATGCAATGTATATCTCTCGAAATTAGATGAGTTTTGGGGGGACAAGTAGGGTAAAAGTAAACGACTGATCCTTTTTCTCTTTGGTCAAAcagtttcaatatatatatatatcaagccCGTTTTACCCAGAATCTGGAGGGGAAGAACACGGCGTAATTCTCAACGTCCATAAATGCATGAacatcatatataaaaataagctCTTTAACCcacccccttttctttttgcatcATCTAAGGAAACAGCGAAGGAAAGGAGCAAAAAGGTTAAAAAGAGAGGGTGGGACACTACAAGAACAAGTGATGATTTTACCTTGTTTTGACCCTATGGGTTGACATATGGATGCAATAATGGGAAAACGACAATCTCTGGTTTGATAAAATCGTAAATGAACCACCAGATCGAAAGGGCATTGATCATCATTGCCTCGAAGATTATGTATGGTGCAGCAAAGTATCACGGCATGCCCTAATTTTCTTGGATCAAACTGTTCTAAACTATGATCACATGACCTTTTAACTTGATTAAGCACATACCAAGATGGGTTACAAAGAAAAGCCTAGCTACTAGAGGCTTGTTGTGTCACCTTTTAGATGCACCAATCATCTTGCTTTCCTTCCTTGAAGGGAATCAATCTTTCACCACTTGCATAAAGATCATGTAGGGGGCAATGACTTTCCTCGCATACAAAACCCTAAGAATCTAGGGCTTTAACGTGTGAAATATCCACGTGAGTGCTGCATATTTTTGTGGACCCTGAAACTAAAAGCTTTAGATGATTAGGCTTTTCTTACCTAAGTAGAAGACTTTTGCCCGTAAAAGGGTAGAACAATTACAAATAACAAGCAACAAAATAACTACTCATTGCCCTACAGTGCGAAATCTAGTATACCAGGTATTCGTATTAGAGTCGTTAGTTTTTTGGACTATCCAAGGTCAGTCATTAATTACTAGGCCAATATGCTTGTATTGTTCTAgtcgttttttttgtttttagtctaatggtccttttaatttttccatcCTTGATTGGTGGCGGGGCTATGGCAAAATGATTGGGGGGCAATATAAAACTTGAAAGggtaacaataaaataaaataagagaaatagGGCCACATGTGTAATTAGAAAACTTCTTAGAGGAGTCTAATTGAAAGAACCTTGGGTAGAAGGATTAGATTGTACGGGCCTAATTATATAATATCACTTATCAAAACACTACAGGGGGTGGGGAGCTTGGCCCCTTCACTTCATACGCTTGGGGAGAGAGCGAGAGGGAGAtcgagggagagggagagggaggctTTTTTAGGGCATCGACTTTTCACATTAGAATAAAGGAGTTTGGTGGATGGATATTGACCAACTGTAGTGAATGTGATTAGGTGTGTGTTAGGTAGgtggttaaaattaattaaatctcatGTGCAACTCTCCGGCCTAATTCTATCACCTTCATTCTTCCAAGTAAAATGTTGATGATTCAAAAAGCTCTTTCCATGCACGATGAGTATTTAGGAGTTTTACCTATAAATGCCAACGCTTTTAACACTATTAAATTTTACTAGATAAATATCACGAGCTATTCTGGTTGGATCAAATTTTGTTAACTTACGGAAGTTATCTCGAatttgctaatgtttttttagtagaacttttttttaatcgtgTGGGAATTGATTCAGTATGACTTAGTCATCTTAACAGTTCTAAAGACATTCcgaatatattgttttaatgaataatattatatgaGGAGAGATACAATAAaaagccttttattttatttttggttaacTAGATTGTTAGCTTACGCTACGATGTAGGCTAGATCAAGATTCTTTTCAATATGAAACAATGTTCAAGTATGGCTAACAagttttctagtagaaaaaaaatagattatgtgAGAATTAATTCGATGTGACACGTTTAACCTAACATGTTTAAAGGTAACCTAAATGGCGAGTAAAATAATAGTCTGACTAAAAGCACTTAagacaaccattttttttaaagaaatatcaaAACAGGAACATATTAGAAGGATTTAGGTCAACTTGTTAAATTCATAACTTAGATCATGATAAcccaatataaaacaaattaaaataaattataaagttaaattctcaatcaatcaaatattgaatgatgagattgaaaaaaatataaataaataaaaacaaataaataacataagcTAGCTTGATTGAATATATCCAATTCACAACCTAAGTCGTGAGACTAGGAAAACCCTTTAAAAagtaaatcgaaacaaattatgaagtctaattccacaatcaatccaatattaaagaatgaagttgaaaaaaaatgaattaaaaaggacacaaaaaatgacccgagtcaacccgggttaaccgtTAAACCCATGATCCGAgttatgagatcgggataacctcatagaaaacaaaccaagaaaTCGACCCGTGATAACCCAAATTACCCTGCCAAAACCACAACTCGGATCATGAGATAACtttatataaagcaaattgaaacaaattatgaagcacaatttctaatcaatctatttttgaataatgaaattgaaaccaataaaaaaatagacgaaAAATATCTTGAGTCAACTAAGATTAACCTGCAAAGCTTGCGATCATGGTCATGAAACCAagataatataatagaaattaaaccgaaacaaatcatgaagctcaatttctaataaatctaacgttaaatgatgaaattaaaaaaaacactaattaaaatgaaaaaacccaagtcaattGGGTTAATCTGCTAAACTCGTAACACAAATCAtgaaattagaataattaaataaaaaacaaacaacaaaaaatcatgaagctcaatttatAATGCAttaaatgttgaataataataataataaaaaaaacaaaggtcaTGAACAAAAATACttatataataaatagtatttttcaaGGTGATGCGCTGGAAGAAAAAACTATTGATTTTAGtgttaagttaattaattttaattcgaatatcatttttttaagctCAAATATAATAATCCAACAAGCATTATTATTACACCGATATTCCAGACGTTGCCGTGTATATGATATCCTGGCTGTACTAATTGAAAAGATAATCAGAAGAAAAACATTGTGAGGtgtgggagagagagagagagggggggagagagagagagagagcagccGCGCAAGCTAAtagtttagagagagagagagagagagagagagaagcggGGTAAAGGGGAAGAATTTTGGAAGATGGGACCGTTGAGATGGGATATGTGCGCACGAAAGCTATCTAGAAGTTGATGGCCACACGTGCACTCACTttgtcaattatttatttaaaacaaatcctttctttctttcttggtaATAAGACCATAATTAAAAGCTACCCAACTGAGagattattattaaatcaatcacAAAATTGCTTTtacactttatttatttatttttttacttactaTTCTGGTCAATCATAAAATAGTGTCTTTCCCTCTCATTTGACCAACCTACCCCCACTTCTCACTAACAATTACAATCATTCCTTTTCTTCCCACCCAGATCATTTTACCTAGCGTGAACAACGAATCTTTAGATGATTAATTACAGTTAATTGTATCATTTATTTTCAAGGCTCTCTCGGTGTGTATTTGGCATTGATTTTGAATATGATTTTcgttgaaatttaattaatattttactgatcttaaaaattatttttaaaaaaataaaagtatttttaaataaaaaatatttaaaaagtaactcTTACCACACCCTCCCCAGACacctcttaaatatttttacgaGGTCCATTTTCCATATATTTCCACCGTATCTAGTTTGAAACCATAGAGGATTACGATCAAGAACGAAGATCATGTTTCACCGTAATATCAAATGTCGGAAGAGGAAGCATGGAAGAAAATTGAAGTGGATCACAAGGATAAAAAGGTAAATGACAGATAATAATTGAGGCGATACAAAAAtactacaaaaaaattaaaaaagcatgaAGTCCGAGTCGTCGTCGATAATTACAGAGtg is a window encoding:
- the LOC7472758 gene encoding LOW QUALITY PROTEIN: puromycin-sensitive aminopeptidase (The sequence of the model RefSeq protein was modified relative to this genomic sequence to represent the inferred CDS: deleted 3 bases in 3 codons; substituted 1 base at 1 genomic stop codon), with translation MARLILPCKSSCLAKTSLLGLISSAPLRATGRPSCFQSSVRNISKYRGFLSSEVAFRRKNRFSYPALYRDKQDRRRLICAVATEPLPKQVEESKMDAPKEIFLKDYKLPDYYFDSVDLTFLLGDEKTIVSSKITVLPRVEGSSSPLVLDGADLKLLSVKVNGEELKNGDYHLESRHLTILSPPSGKFTLEIVTEIYPQKNTSLEGLYKSSGNFCTQCEAEGFRKITYYQDRISPDIMAKYTVRIEADKSLYPVLLSNGNLLEQGDLEGGKHYVLWEDPFKKPCYLFALVAGQLESRDDMFVTRSGRNVSLRIWTPAQDVPKTAHAMYSLKAAMKWDEDVFGLEYDLDLFNIVAVPDFNMGAMENKSLNIFNSKLVLASPETASDADYAAILRVIGHEYFHNWTGNRVTCRDWFQLSLKEGLTVFRDQEFSSDMGSRTVKRISDVSKLRISQFPQDAGPMAHPVRPHSYIKMDNFYTGXFLLCMTYSVKASYFVQFSSFHEASYLILLVGFLSCFSSLQVYEKGAEVVRMYKTLLGSQGFRKGMDLYFKRHDGQAVTCEDFFAAMRDANDADFANFLQWYSQAGTPLVKVTSSYDAEAHTFTLKFSQEVPPTPGQPVKEPMFIPVVLGLLDTSGKDMSLSSVYHDGALKSIASDSQPAYSTILRVTKKEEEFVFSDILERPVPSLLRGFSAPIRLESDLSDSDLFFLLAHDSDEFNRWEAGQVLARKLMLSLVADFQQGKPLVLNPKFVQGLRSILSDSNLDKEFIAKAITLPGEGEIMDMMEVADPDAVHAVRSFIRKQLASELKAEFLRTVENNRSSEEYMFNHPNMARRALKNIALAYLASLEDQELTELALHEYKTATNMTDQFAALAAIAQNPGKTCDEVLADFYTKWQDEFLVVNKWFALQAMSDVPGNVENVRSLLNHPAFDLRNPNKVYSLIGGFCSSLVNFHAKDGSGYKFLGEIVVQLDKINPQVASRMVSAFSRWKRYDETRQNLAKAQLEMIVSANGLSENVFEIASKSLAA